GGTCTTACAGTATCGTTTTTACTTATATTCTCAACTTTTATCAAATCGGCCAGTGGTTTTACGGGCTTGCCTGTATCCACAAACTTAAGGGTCCTGAGCATCTGTTTTATCAATTGCAAATCACCCTCGTCTACCTTTCCATAGCGTACCATTCTATCATTTCCTCCCAGGGTATTGCACTGGTTAATTGGTTTCTCTCTGCCAGACTTATCGAAACATTTTAGTTGATGGTCGCTTATCTGTACCTGAACAAAAATAAAGCCGTCAGCTGTCCAGTTCTTTTTCGGCATCTTTTCAGGTTTGAGATAGTACCCCCATACTTCGCCATCGTTGAGCTGATAAGCTTTCGTCTCAGAAGAGTCTAACTGAAAGGGAATTGGAAGGTTGTTTTCAGCATCACTAAGACTAATGGTAGCTCCGGCCGGCCCATCCACACCCAGCCCTTTGGGGTAAAATGAAAGGTGCGAGACCCGAGCGTCTTCATGAATCATAAGGGGGAGCTTAAATCCATTATCAAATTCCTTACTATAAATGTTAATTACCGGTATATCAGGATTTTGAGTACTCTCTATCACCCTCCACTGTTCAGGGTATTCTACACTGATCCGGTAATGATTATTTTTATACGATTGCCAGTCATATGTACGATCCACCACCTGCCCTCCTTCTGATAATTTTAGTGTTTGTGAATCCGGAGCGTTTAAACCAGACTGCTCAGAGTTGGTTTGCTGAGTAGCCACATCACATGCATAAATATGTAACAATCCAATTACTAACATTAAATACTTTCTCATACTATCCTGTGAATTTTTTTCCTCATAGTGTGATCAGGTCAACAACTCTCACCCTAGCTTTCGCATTATTTCTGTCTCCTTACATTCCAATCGACAAGTAACAACCCTACTCCTACAATAACCCCTGCAAGCATAATTCTAAAGGCCCAGGCATACGCATATTCATAATTGCTTTCCAGAAGCACCTCCGGAACGAACAAGGCAAAAACTAAAAAAAGTAATACCGTTATCCGTACAAATAAATATCCTGAAGCTTTCATATCGTTGTCCTGGTGGAGATATAAAGTAAAGTGCATATTTCATACCATAGACATGGCTACAGCCAGGTTATCTAACTCCTCTGGCAGAGAGTATAGCTACCGTTGCACCAATAACGGCAAGAAAAACAAAAGATATCCTCAGGTCGGATGCGCCGGCAATCAGCCCGATGATGGGCGGACCAATCAAAAATCCGAAGAAGCCGAGTGTGGAGACCGAGGCTAATGCTACTCCGGGAGATTGTGTTCTGGATTTACCTGCCACACTGAATACAAGAGGAACAACAGAAGATACACCTATTCCTACTATGAAAAATCCGATTATCGCGGAAATAAAGTATGGAAGAAATACTACAACGAGCAAACCGAAAGCCGTTAAGGAACCACTTACCACAAGTACCTTTTTTAAACCGTGGCGATGAACGAGGGTATCAGCTACAAAACGGGTACCAGCCATTGAAATCATAAAAGCCGTGTACCCTATTCCAATCCAATTTTCTTCAACAGCAATTATTTTCTTAAAATACACTCCACTCCAGTCAAACATAGCTCCTTCGCACATCATAGAAAAAAATGCAATTACGCCAAGTACCATTAAAGACCGGTCAGGAAGCGAGAAAAGAGGTTTATCTGTATCAGTATTTACATCTGCATGAAGAAGGTACCTGAAACTGTATAACAGTACCCCGACAATAGCGGCAGCTATGATTATGTAATGTATAGCAGGCGGGATGGAAAGTGCAATCATCAAAGCCCCCGTTCCGGCCCCCGCAAAGCCTGCCAGACTCCACATCCCATGGAATTTAGCCATTATATTGCGGTTGTAAGCTGACTCTACACCAACTGCCTGGGTATTAACCGAGATATTCAGCATGTTACCTATTAATCCAAAAATGAACAAAGCGGCAATAAGAAGCACAACGTTGTATGATAATCCAATACAGATAAGCGATAACCCATAAGTCAGGGCAGCAGCCATTACCACCCGGCGGCTGCCAAACCTAGCTACAAGAAACCCTGAAAGCGGTAACGAAACCAAAGAGCCTACTGGCAACGCAAACAAAATACCTCCAAGCTCGGCCTCCGAAAGATTCAATACATGCTGTATAGTTGGTATTCTCGAGGCCCAGCTTGCAAAACATAGGCCGTAACAAAAGAAAATCAGGCTAATGGCAATACGGGAGCGTCTGATAGGTGGCATACTTAATAACTATTTGCGTATAGGTATTGAACTGCCTCGTCCCAGTCATTTACTCTCACATCGTAATCGACTGTCATATTATGACCTGAGGTATAGAGTATACCCCTGCCTTTACAATAGTTCAGGTTCTTAAGGTGGTCATCAATCATAAAGTCTGTATCCACCACACTTTTATCACCACAAAAAATAATATTCTTCCAACCTATAAAAGGGAAGTGCTCCTTCAGCCATTCGTATTTCTCATACAGCGACTGGGGAAACTCCATGGCTGCGGAAACTATGTAGACATCAAAATCATTCCATAACTTTTCAACTGCCTCCTGCGCACCGGGAATGACCCGGGCTGTACGGAAAAACCCCGGCTCAAAAAGCAACTGCCTCAACTTATCACGTTCAGGAAAAGCTTCACCCTCAGGCACGCCTTTCATCGATTCTCTTTGCACCAATACCCCATGTTTTTTATGATACCATTCGATCATTTGATGCTCAATATCTGCGATGACATGATCCATATCTATGGCTATTGATTTTTTTATTTCAGGCATAGTAATTTTGTTTATGCAATCTTTTACTTCAAAAGTATTTTAATTATTGCATATTATTGCAAAACATACAGCATAAAATTGCAAAAAATATGTTAAAAGAAGAGCGTTTCAAGTATATCCTCAACAGGCTTAATACGGAGAACAAGGTACTACTCAACCAGCTTAGTGATGAGTTGAACGTTTCCACGGACACTATCCGCAGGGACATTAAGGAGCTGGACGACCAGGGGTTGCTTAAGGCGGTCCGTGGCGGGGCTATACCTCATTCACCGGTCCCGCATAATTTCAGGGACCGTATCGGCTATAACAGCGAATCGAAGCAGATCATAGCTCAAAAGGCCCTGCCCCTGCTCCACAACGGCCAGGTAGTGATCTTTGATGGAGGGACCTCGGCCCTGGCCGTAGCCAGTATATTACCCGAAGATTTGAAAATTACGGTAATCACCAACAGCTTCCCAATAGTGACTATGCTGGAGGATCACAAAAATGCAGAGGTACTGTTTGCCGGGGGAAGACTGTTTAAGCGCTCGTTTGTTACTACCGGCCACGAAACCCTGCGTTTTTTCAAAAACATAAGAGCTGACCTGTGCCTGCTGGGCATTTGCAGTATTCATTCGTCGCTGGGAGTTACTACTCCTGACTTTGAAGAAAGCGAGGTAAAGAAGGTTATGATCAACAACTCACAGGAAGTAATAGCGCTCTCTTCCATTGAAAAACTGGAAACCGTGGAACCGTACTACATCTGCCCGACTGACGATATAGGTACCATCATAACCAACCAGCCGGATGAGCCGAAACTAAAGCCTTATATTGGGGCGGGAGTAAAGATATTTTAAGCTAAACCGACCTGTTGGAAACTGTAATTGATCGGGTAATCCATAGAATATAAAAAATTAAATACTATTTTCCGGCCAAATAAAATCAACATATGGAATTAGCCCTTCTGGATTACATCATTATTGCCGCATTTTTCCTGCTCTCACTTGCTGTTGGTCTGAAATTCAGAAAGCAGGCTGGTAAAGATATCAGCTCCTTCTTTTTAGGAGGGCGTAACCTGCCGTGGTACATTGCCGGTATTTCCATGGTGGCCACCACCTTTGCCGCAGATACTCCCCTGGCAGTAACTGAGCTGGTGGCGCAGAATGGAATTGCCGGTAACTGGCTCTGGTGGAATATGCTTGCGGGCGGTATGCTGACCACTTTCTTCTTTGCCAAATACTGGAGACGGGCAGAAGTTTTAACTGATATCGAGTTCATCGAAATGCGATACAGTGGCAAACCTGCCAGCTTCCTCCGGGGCTTCAGGGCTTTATATTTTGGTGTATTTATGAACGTGCTTATTATCGGCTGGGTAAATGTTGCCCTGATGTCGTTATTGAAGGTTTTTTTTGATATACCAGAAAACCAGCTTTTATGGTATGTTGCCGGCGCTATGGTGATTGTAGTTATCTACTCAGCCATGTCCGGCTTACTTGGTGTGGCTTTTACAGATGTTATTCAGTTTGTTATTGCTATGACTGGCAGTATAATTCTGGCTTTCCTGGTGCTGAATTCTGACCGGATCGGTGGCATGGATGGCTTAAAAGCCAATCTACCGGAAGGTACATTGGATTTCTTTCCTCATGTGGGAAGCCAGGGTAGCGGAAGCATGCTGGCGCTTGGACTGGGAAGCTTTCTGGCCTTCATCGGCTTTCAGTGGTGGGCAAGCTGGTACCCCGGGGCTGAACCTGGTGGTGGTGGCTATATTGCCCAACGCATGATGAGTACAAAAACCGAAAAGGACGCTGTTTATTCTACCCTGTTTTTCCAAATTGCACATTACTGCATTCGTCCCTGGCCCTGGATAATCGTGGCGCTTTGTGCCATGTTGCTATACCCGGAGCTTAGCGCTGCCGACAGTAAGCTGGGCTATGTTATGGCTATGAAAGAGTTTTTGCCAACAGGTCTTAAAGGACTTCTTCTGGTGGCCTTTTTTGCAGCTTATATGAGTACCATCTCAACCCAACTGAACTGGGGCACCAGCTATCTGATCAATGATTTTTATAAAAGGTTTATTAACCCTGAAGCTCAGCAGAAACAATTTGTACAGGCCTCACGCTTAGGTACGCTACTATTGATGCTCATCGCCTTATTCGTTACGTCACTTATCGGCACTATTTCGGGTGTGTGGGCATTTATCATTGAGTGCGGAGCAGGCCTGGGGCTAGTCATGATATTGCGCTGGTACTGGTGGCGCATCAATGCATGGAGCGAAATTGTAGCTACAGTAGCACCATTTGTTGCTTATGGGCTGGCAAAATTCGTTTTTGTGCAGTTTGATGAAGCCTGGGGAAAAGGTATTGGCGAAGACCCCAGAAGCTTTTTTTTCACTATTGCTTTTACCACGGTAGCATGGATCATCGCCACCTACACCACTAAACCTACGGATGAAACTCATTTGCGAAAATTCTTCGATAAGATCCGGCCTGATGGCAACTGGGCTCCCTTCCGCGAATCTGTTAACAGAAGCAGGCTCATAAAACTTGGCATCTGCTGGTTCAGCGCTATCGTGATGGCTTATAGCGCATTATTCCTAACAGGAAGTTTCATTTTCAAAGCCTGGAATGAAGGGCTGATGTATACAGGGGTATTTGTGGTTTCTCTTTTAGTACTAAGATTTGCCGCAGGGAAGGTGCATATTTTTTCTGACCGTACCGAGTGAATTAGTGATAAATGGAGGCTTCTCTGATATTTCCAGAGTACTAAATGAAGGGACTAAAAAGTTTGTATTTTGTGTAAAAGGCATGGAATTATGCTTTCCATTTTGCAGGGTCTCTCCTATTGTCAAACGAAGTGATAAGCTCTATTTTATCTTTCTTTACCTGATAATAAAGATTAATCTGTTTATTTATTACACACCTTCTTACTTGTTTCCTTTTACCTGATGTAGGGTCTTATTGAGATAAGTTCAAGTATTGATTGTAAACGATCATTAAACTTCTTTATGGTTTTATTTCCCCATTTGTCTGCTAAGTAGTTAAGTAAATTAAGATAGTCTTGCTTGGAGCGGGCGACCACTCGATCGGTTTACTCATAACTTGAATTTTTCCCGAATCTCTTTCATTACCTGCTCATGAGGAATGCCTTCTCCTCGGTTCAGTTGATCCAGTCCTTCATCAATAGCTAACTGTTCCTCTTTACTGATTTCATCCCACCAATGCATTTCTCTAGACTTTTTTAAAATAATAAACTCTTTTAATATCTTGGGGTCATTCAATCCCGCCAACCATTCTAATAAATTAAGTTTCTCAGCTCGTAGGTCCATGGATAATCTATTTTTTACAAAACAACAATTTCTATTTATTTTTTATCTCATCTCATGGGTATTACTTATTTATGAACAAAGTTTTCACCTCTTGATTAACCTTTCTATTTCTTAAATAATTTTTCAATTTTAATTTTAAGCACAAAGCGTCCACGATTCCTACTGTTAAGCTTCTACAAATCTGACTTCTCTATAAGAGTCTAAAATGCAAAAAAGGCCAGTCCTTGCGAACCGGCCTTTAACCTGACTTTAAAATCTATCAGTTTTAGTTCTGCGGATAGATCAAATCAAACCTGTCAAGTTTCATTACTTTGTCCCAGGCAGCAACGAAATCGTGAACGAATTTTTCTTTGGCATCAGTGCTTGCATACACTTCAGCCAATGCTCTAAGCTCTGAATTAGAACCGAAGATCAAATCCGCACGGGTTGCAGTGTACTTCACCTCGCCTGTTTTTCTGTCTTTGCCTTCAAACTTTTCTTTTGTGTCATCTACTGCACTCCATTCAGTACTCATATCCAAAAGATTAACAAAGAAATCATTGGTGAGCGCCTCTTTCTTTTCAGAGAATATTCCATGCTTTGAACCATCATAATTAGCACCCATTGCTCGCATTCCCCCTACCAGTACAGTCATTTCAGGAGCTGTCAGGGTCAATAACTGCGCTTTGTCAATCAGTAACTCTTCCGTAGAGATGGTATACCTTGTTTTCAGGTAATTGCGGAAACCGTCGGCCATAGGCTCAAGCAGATTGAATGACTCTATATCGGTTTGCTCCTGAGTGGCATCCATACGTCCGGGGATAAAGGGTACCTTAACTGAGTATCCCGCATTTGCAGCGGCTTTTTCCACACCTGCAGTACCTGCCAATACGATGAGGTCAGCCATGGAAACTTTCTTGCTGCCTGACTTTGCATTAAAATCCTTCTGAATATTTTCCAATACACCCAGCACTTTAGCCAGTTGCTCAGGGTTGTTCACTTCCCAGTCTTTCTGAGGAGCCAAACGAATTCGTGCACCATTGGCACCACCTCTTCTGTCTGACCCTCTGTAGGTAGAAGCCGAGGCCCATGCTGTAGTAACCATTTCACTGATCGATAAATCTGAGTTTAGTATCTGCGACTTTAAATTTGCAATATCTTTTGAGTTTATCAATTCATGATTAACCGCAGGTATCGGGTCTTGCCAGATCAGATCTTCTGTAGGGGATTCCGGTCCTAAATAAGTGGTTTTAGGCCCCATGTCCCTATGAGTGAGTTTGAACCATGCCCTGGCAAAAGCATCATTAAACAGTTCTGGGTTTTCGTAAAATTTCCTGGATATCTTTTCAAAACCTGGATCCATCCTTAAGGACAAATCGGTGGTGAACATGGTAGGCTTATGGGTTTTTCCTTGCTCATAAGCATCAGGTACCATCATTTTAGGCTCACCCTTGGCTACCCACTGATGTCCGCCGGCAGGGCTTTTTGTAAGTTCCCATTCGTTTTCAAACAAGCTAAAGAAGAACATGTGGCTCCATTTGGTAGGAGTGGCTGTCCAGGTTACTTCCAAACCAGAAGTTATAGCATCGGCACCTTTTCCTGATTTGTATTTGCTCTTCCATCCAAATCCCTGTTCTTCAATACCTGCGGCTTCTGGCTCTGCCCCAACATTAGAAGCTGGTCCTGCTCCGTGTGCCTTGCCCAGAGTGTGCCCTCCTGCTATTAAAGCTACGGTTTCTTCATCATTCATTCCCATTCTGCCAAAAGTTGCCCGAATGTCTTCAGCAGCAAGTAGCGGGTCAGGGTTGCCGTTAGGGCCTTCAGGATTTACGTAGATCAATCCCATCTGTACTGCAGCCAGAGGGTTTTCCAGTTCTCTGTCCCCTGAATACCTCTCGCTGTCGGCCAGCCATTTTCCTTCGGCACCCCAATATACATCTATTTCAGGTTCCCATACATCTTCTCTTCCTCCGGCAAAACCGAACGTTTTGAATCCCATGTCTTCAAGCGCCACATTCCCTGTCAGCACCATCAAATCGGCCCATGAGATTTTGTTGCCATACTTTTGCTTAACAGGCCAGATCAGGCGCCTGGCTTTATCCAGGTTAGCATTATCGGGCCAACTGTTAAGCGGGGCAAAGCGTTGCTGACCTGCACGCGAACCTCCACGGCCATCGGCAGAGCGGTAAGTACCGGCGCTATGCCACGCCATTCTGATGAATAAACCGCCATAATGACCAAAATCGGCAGGCCACCAATCCTGAGAATCAGTCAATACTTTTCTGATGTCGCTTTTTACTGAGTCATAAGGCAGGCTGTTGAATGCTTCAATGTAGTTAAAATCTTCTTCCATCGGGTCGGACAGGGAAGAGTTTTGGCGAAGTATGCTCAGGTTCAGTTGATTCGGCCACCAGTCGCTATTGCTGTTGGCGTTCATGTTTGACCTGCTCTTTTTAGTGGCTCCGGATTTTCCGTCGACTTCAGCCACCTTTTCCACCTCCTGTGTGGGTTTTTCCTGGCAAGCCGTCATTACTGCTCCCAGTGCAAACAACACATAAAATGTAAGTGTCTTTTTCATATGCTTCAAGGTTGAAATAAGTTTGTTAAAATTTATACAAGTTTAACAGCTTGTCACCTCTCAGATAAGCGAAAAAGATCGATTTTATTGATAGCGATATTGAGGTTTTCAATCAAGTCATTTCAGGGCAGGTGATGAGCCGGTTAACTGGTTGATTTACCGGGAGTAGTATTGGTAAATATTGGTATTGGTTGAGGAGTGATTGGTAAAAGGTGAAGGGGAAATTCGTAAAAGAGTGACCGGTGATCGGTGGTTTTTAGAACAAAAAACATTTCGTCCTATGTTTGAAGGAGGAAATTAGAAAGGTTAAATTAGATTATCTTTAACCTCGAAAAGAAAGGAGAAAGGAAAAGACTATAGATCGTCATTCTGAAACTTTCTTTCTATAAATAGATTATCACTGCCGAACTGCATAGAAAATATTCAGAATCTCTCGAAGCAGGGGCAGTATATAACCATGGACTACACACTTAATTATGGGATCCAGAAGTTAGAAGTTAAGGTGCCCGCTAAGCCTGACCCGCATAATATCAAAGGTATGCAGCTCAAATCGTGGTGTTATCTTCGAGAGATATCCGCTGGGAAGAAGATGGCTAGAAGCTGCAACAGTGCCAGACATTTTGCAATACTCATACATTCAAGGCCTGAATATATCATTAAGTTCTTCTCCCAAAACAAAGATAAACTTGTCTCCATTTCTGATTATGGCTAATGTGTCACTATCCTGATTTTTAAAAAGAGAGTCCCCTACTTGAATAAATCTATTCAAATAAAATGGAGTATAAAGATTATTTCGAGCATAAGGAAGTTTGAATTCATAACCATTATCAATCTCCACATATGCGACGGATTGACTCGCTCCGGTAGCTATTACCCTGCCTTGTAAGGATGATCTTTTACCTATAAGAGGATATTTTGTTTCTTTGGAATGGCTACCAAAAACCAGTAGTACCATTGCTATGACAGTAAATACTGCCATAGTCTTAAACAGTAATCGGATATCTTTAGTATTTCTTAGCATACTCAGACATCAAGTGCATGGATTAAAACGTGCATATTGAATCATAGTTAGCTTCAATATTACTTCAGCTTCAATACCTTCTTAAGCTCACGTTTCTTCAAATCAAGCAGGCCGGCTTCCGGTAAGCGCTCTGTTAGTTCTCGCCAGTTTTCATTTTCTCTGAAAATGCGCTTAAATATGGGTAAGGCCTCCTCCAGTCTGTCGTTGTTGGCAAGGGCCACGGCTTTCCAGTATTGCATTTCGAGGTTTTCGGGAAACATAGATTCGGCTTTGCCATACTCCTGCAAGGCAAGCGACATATCCCCTACTTCTACAGCCAGATCTCCTTTATTCATGTGCTCATAGGCCCTGTATATCTTGAGCAATCTTTTGAGCTCAACAAGCGGTTCCTCATTATCATCCACTCTCAGGTCGATCATGGGGTCATTCCAGGGATTTTCTTCCGGCTTTCCTTTCACTACCAGCAATGCTGCCGACTGCCTTCCCCGGATATCACCACCTGCCTCCTCTCCTGCTTCAAGTGCTATCAGCACCCGTTCAGCTAACGGCAGTTTTCTGCTCTTCTCAAATGCAGCAGCCATGGCCGGCCATACATCCTTATTCAGCATCATATTGGCTTGTACAGAATAGTTGTCCCCCTGCTGATGCCCGGCATATTTAATACAGTTTTCTCCTGTATGCGTGGCAACATTGCCTCTGGCATCCATAATGGCCACTTGCCTTACCTCCCGGCCTTCATCTGATTTCAGCAAAATTTTGAGTGCCTGTTCAGCAGTTTTGCCGTTCTTCAGAAGCTCAAGTCCTCTTATTCCAAATGATTTATTCACAAAGGATTGTGTAGCTATCACACCCACACCAGCCTCGCCCCAGCTTACCGCAGTACCTACCGAAAACCAGTGGCTTTGGACACCAACGGCCATTTCACCGGTATCAGGGTCGCGGGCTACGATAGAATATGTATGTGCAAACGGCTCCTTTTGGAGATATAACTGAGATGCTACTGGTCGAACCATAAACAACAAGAGCAATGAGGTTATAAGCTTTAACATGTTAACGATTTTGATGCTCAATATACTTAAAAGTTAAGGAATTTTGCCTTTAAATATCAAACAATCGGGCCTCTGATGCATGTACCCCCCCCAGGCACAGAATTTATATTACTTTGTTTATATCGAGAATACATAATTAATGTATTTTAAATATATTTTTCATACCTACTTTAGCTTGAGATTTCTTTATTTCGCAAGAAGTATGCACATCCAAAAAAACGTATCCCTTAAATCTTTGAATACTTTCGGACTGGAAGCCAATGCGAGAGTATTTGTTGAAGTAAAGTCCATCGACGAATTGCAGGAAACTCTCCGGTCTGAAACTGCCCGAGACAATGACCTGCTTGTTCTTGGCGGTGGTAGTAACGTATTGCTATCCAAAGATTTTAATGGCCTGGTGATTAAAAACAGTATTGATGGCAAGGAGGTGGTTCACGAAACGGATGATTTCGTACTTGTAAAAGTTGGTGCCGGGGAAAACTGGCATAGCTTTGTACTATATGCACTGGAAAACGATTGGGGTGGCATAGAAAATCTTTCTCTTATACCCGGAACCGTAGGTGCAGCTCCCATGCAAAATATAGGTGCGTACGGTGTAGAAATAAAAGAGGTATTTGAAAATTTGCAGGCGGTAAACATCAGTTCCGGCGAGGTTGAAAAGTTCAATAAAGAAGCCTGCCGTTTTGGATATCGTGAAAGTATCTTTAAAAATAAAGTTAAAGGGCAGTACATCATAACACATGTTACCCTGAGGTTGACTAAGAAAAACCATCAAATCAACACTTCTTACGGCGCTATTTCAGAAACTCTGGAAGAAATTAAGGTGAAAAAGCCTTCCATTCAGGATGTCAGCCGTGCAGTAATTAAAATAAGACAAAGTAAGCTACCCGACCCTGCAAAAATTGGTAATGCCGGCAGCTTCTTTAAAAACCCGAGTGTCGATCGTATTCAGTACGAAGAACTAAAAACAGAATATCCGGAAATACCCGGATACGATCTGCCTGACAACTGCGTGAAAGTGCCCGCCGGTTGGCTTATTGAACACTGCGGTTGGAAAGGGGTAACCCGTGGCAATATAGGGGTACATAAAAACCAGGCCCTGGTACTGGTCAATTATGGTGGAGGTAAAGGGGACGAGCTCAGGCAACTTGCTGAAGAGATCAGGTTATCAGTTATCAAAAAATTTGGTATTGAGCTTAATGCTGAAGTGAATATTATCTGACTCCTCCAAATCATCGGCATGATCAGGTAAGGGCGGTAGCGTGAGCAATATTGCCATGATATCTCTCCACCTGAACGCCAAATTTTGTCAGGAAGTCAACCCCTTCATCACTTGCTATGCCCTTATATTCTGCATATGAATTGAGGTAAATCACTTTGCTCACTCCCATGGTGAATATTATTCTCGCACATGCCAGGCAAGGTGCGAGTGTAACGTACAAGGTGGCTCCGTTTACTTCAGTCTTATTCTTAACGGCATAAAGCAATGCATTTTGCTCGGCATGTATAGCCAGCGAGCAGCCGCCCTTTGAGTCTCGCGGGCAGCCCTGATCCGGCCACTGCTCATCGCAATTATGTGTGCCGGCCGGTGGCCCGTTGTAACCAATGGAAATAATGCGCGTGTCTTTGGCCAAAACGGCTCCAACATGTCTTTTTATGCAATGAGACTTTTTGGCCAGATTAACAGCCAGTTCCATAAAAATATCATCGAATTCCGGACGCTCCATGTGGGTCTATCGTTTACTTTGTGCGGTACAATATTTGTTCAGAAGTT
This region of Fulvivirga ulvae genomic DNA includes:
- a CDS encoding deoxycytidylate deaminase, giving the protein MERPEFDDIFMELAVNLAKKSHCIKRHVGAVLAKDTRIISIGYNGPPAGTHNCDEQWPDQGCPRDSKGGCSLAIHAEQNALLYAVKNKTEVNGATLYVTLAPCLACARIIFTMGVSKVIYLNSYAEYKGIASDEGVDFLTKFGVQVERYHGNIAHATALT
- the murB gene encoding UDP-N-acetylmuramate dehydrogenase, with amino-acid sequence MHIQKNVSLKSLNTFGLEANARVFVEVKSIDELQETLRSETARDNDLLVLGGGSNVLLSKDFNGLVIKNSIDGKEVVHETDDFVLVKVGAGENWHSFVLYALENDWGGIENLSLIPGTVGAAPMQNIGAYGVEIKEVFENLQAVNISSGEVEKFNKEACRFGYRESIFKNKVKGQYIITHVTLRLTKKNHQINTSYGAISETLEEIKVKKPSIQDVSRAVIKIRQSKLPDPAKIGNAGSFFKNPSVDRIQYEELKTEYPEIPGYDLPDNCVKVPAGWLIEHCGWKGVTRGNIGVHKNQALVLVNYGGGKGDELRQLAEEIRLSVIKKFGIELNAEVNII